The following coding sequences are from one Halorubrum sp. BOL3-1 window:
- a CDS encoding DUF5615 family PIN-like protein, whose protein sequence is MSTGLYCDESIWTPVADGLRRRGWTVHTAREEETLGDPDREQLRYAIENDWTPLMFDDDFLSLVEGDGLDHYGAIYVRQSGRKIGDVVKAVDSHLQDRADDDTSIHYL, encoded by the coding sequence ATGAGTACGGGACTGTACTGCGACGAGAGTATCTGGACCCCCGTCGCGGACGGTCTCCGCCGCCGCGGCTGGACGGTTCATACGGCCCGCGAGGAGGAGACACTTGGAGACCCCGACCGCGAACAGTTGCGCTACGCGATCGAGAACGACTGGACCCCGCTGATGTTCGACGACGACTTCCTCTCGCTCGTCGAGGGCGACGGACTGGACCACTACGGAGCGATATACGTCCGGCAGTCGGGGCGGAAGATCGGCGACGTGGTGAAGGCAGTCGACTCGCACCTACAGGACCGAGCCGACGACGACACGTCGATTCACTACCTCTGA
- a CDS encoding CbiX/SirB N-terminal domain-containing protein — translation MQSLVIVAHGSHLNPESSAPTYDHADTIRAAGAFDEVRTGFWKEEPHFREVLRTVEGDEVYVVPLFVSEGYFTEQVIPRELRLDGWDVSQWDSDGLSADQATLVAADIDREVHYCGPVGTHRAMTDVIARRTESVTGDPDVGEGVGLAVVGHGTERNENSAKAVAYHADRIDERDRFDEVKALYMDEEPEVDDLPDHFESDDVVLVPLFIADGYHTQEDIPEDVGLCEDHTEGYDVPETVDGTRIWYAGAVGTEPLMADVVLERAADAGADLGTALDDVRETTRVATGD, via the coding sequence ATGCAGTCGCTCGTCATCGTCGCGCACGGCTCCCACCTCAATCCCGAGTCGAGCGCGCCGACGTACGACCACGCCGACACGATCCGCGCGGCCGGTGCCTTCGACGAGGTCCGCACCGGTTTCTGGAAGGAGGAACCGCACTTCCGAGAGGTGCTCCGCACGGTCGAGGGCGACGAGGTCTACGTCGTCCCGCTGTTCGTCTCGGAGGGGTACTTCACCGAACAGGTGATCCCCCGCGAACTGCGGCTCGACGGCTGGGACGTCTCGCAGTGGGACTCGGACGGCCTCTCGGCCGATCAGGCCACCCTCGTCGCCGCGGACATCGACCGCGAGGTCCACTACTGCGGGCCGGTCGGCACGCACCGCGCGATGACCGACGTGATCGCCCGGCGCACCGAGTCGGTCACCGGCGACCCCGACGTCGGCGAGGGGGTCGGGCTGGCGGTCGTCGGCCACGGCACCGAGCGCAACGAGAACAGCGCGAAGGCGGTCGCGTACCACGCCGACCGGATCGACGAACGCGACCGCTTCGACGAGGTGAAGGCGCTGTACATGGACGAGGAGCCGGAGGTCGACGACCTCCCCGACCACTTCGAGAGCGACGACGTCGTCCTCGTCCCGCTGTTCATCGCTGACGGCTACCACACTCAAGAGGACATCCCGGAGGACGTCGGGCTCTGTGAGGACCACACGGAGGGGTACGACGTGCCCGAGACCGTCGACGGCACCCGGATCTGGTACGCCGGCGCGGTGGGGACCGAACCCCTGATGGCCGACGTGGTCTTAGAGCGCGCGGCCGACGCCGGCGCCGACCTCGGGACCGCGCTCGACGACGTGCGCGAGACGACCCGCGTCGCCACGGGGGACTGA
- the ilvA gene encoding threonine ammonia-lyase — MRVPEDGSATSTVTIDDVETAAERLAGTDIVQRTPVERSRSLSERCGADVRLKIEHLQRTGSFKTRGAYNAISRAIDRSGEGSDEPAIERVVAASAGNHAQGVALAASGAGIGATVVMPESAPAAKIEATRGYGAEVVLRGNAFPEAMAHAQALVDDPGTRFVHAFDDPDVVAGQGTLGLEVTGQVPEADAVLVPVGGGGLAGGVATAVKARSPETRVIGVQTEGASTLSESLAAGELVAREEPDTIADGIATGGLSDLTIGLLREHLDAAVVVSDDDVASAILLLLERAKQMVEGAGATAAAALLNDDAVDELDLSGETVVPLLCGGNIDVTTLKEVVTHAPVDRHQLIELSVRIDDTPGTMGEIPTLIGAERANIRTVRHERSRPDLPVGDADLVFEVETNGPAHVDRVLRAVREAGYEVEWTTQEA; from the coding sequence TTGCGGGTCCCCGAGGACGGCTCCGCCACGTCCACCGTTACGATCGACGACGTCGAGACCGCCGCCGAGCGGCTCGCCGGCACCGACATCGTCCAGCGCACGCCCGTCGAGCGCAGCCGGTCGCTGAGCGAGCGGTGCGGCGCCGACGTGCGGCTCAAGATTGAACACCTCCAGCGGACCGGCTCGTTCAAGACGCGGGGCGCGTACAACGCGATCTCGCGGGCGATCGACCGGTCCGGGGAAGGGTCCGACGAACCCGCGATCGAGCGCGTCGTGGCCGCGAGCGCGGGCAACCACGCGCAGGGGGTCGCGCTGGCGGCGTCGGGCGCCGGGATCGGCGCGACGGTCGTGATGCCGGAGTCGGCGCCGGCCGCGAAGATCGAGGCGACGCGCGGGTACGGCGCCGAGGTCGTCCTCCGGGGGAACGCGTTCCCCGAGGCGATGGCGCACGCGCAGGCGCTCGTCGACGACCCCGGGACGCGGTTCGTCCACGCGTTCGACGACCCGGACGTGGTCGCCGGACAGGGGACGCTCGGCCTGGAGGTGACGGGGCAAGTGCCCGAGGCCGACGCCGTCCTCGTCCCGGTCGGCGGCGGCGGACTCGCGGGCGGCGTCGCGACCGCGGTCAAAGCGCGGTCCCCGGAGACACGCGTGATCGGGGTCCAGACGGAGGGCGCCTCGACGCTCTCGGAGAGCCTCGCGGCGGGCGAGCTCGTCGCGCGCGAGGAGCCGGACACCATTGCCGACGGAATCGCGACCGGCGGGCTGAGCGACCTCACCATCGGTCTCCTCCGAGAACACCTCGACGCCGCCGTCGTCGTGAGCGACGACGACGTGGCGAGCGCTATCCTGCTACTCTTAGAGCGTGCGAAGCAGATGGTCGAGGGCGCGGGCGCGACCGCCGCGGCCGCCCTCCTGAACGACGACGCGGTCGACGAACTCGACCTGTCCGGCGAGACCGTCGTTCCCCTGCTCTGTGGCGGCAACATCGACGTGACGACGCTGAAGGAGGTGGTCACGCACGCCCCCGTGGACCGTCACCAGCTGATCGAACTCTCCGTCCGGATCGACGACACGCCCGGGACGATGGGCGAGATACCCACCCTGATCGGCGCGGAGCGCGCGAACATCCGGACGGTCCGCCACGAGCGCAGCCGACCGGACCTGCCGGTGGGCGACGCCGACCTCGTGTTCGAGGTGGAGACGAACGGCCCGGCCCACGTCGACCGCGTCCTGAGGGCGGTGCGCGAGGCGGGCTACGAGGTGGAGTGGACGACGCAGGAGGCGTGA
- the cysS gene encoding cysteine--tRNA ligase, producing MSLVVTDTLEDERVEFAADGDVTLYVCGLTVSDDPHLGHARLWFHADVLHRWLEHVGHDVRHVENVTDVNEKITARVGERDDWTGERDVAETFTANTFDAMRGLNLLRAEVYPRVTEHVPEIVGLVETLVEKGYAYESNGSVYFDVTRFDDYGKLSNQDVADLEAQGEPDERSEKRNPSDFALWKADSVSETAARGHAKHDHGADVPDGETWDSPWGEGRPGWHVECSVMSTTHLGDTLDVHMGGRDLVFPHHENEIAQSEAATGETFARHWLHVGLLSMDGEKMSSSVGNFWTVPDALEELGVNVIRTFYAGAAYRSEQSLTEETIAEAEERWERLSRTHERAVDALDSTEASAKAEGETLRGAVETARDDFAAAMNDDLNLREATAALLDLTDAVNRHVDAVEDGDGAEGEIDDDEPAYDYRGLREAVEAFEELAGDVLGLQFESTSEGDVDLAGELVELVLDVRETEREAGNYERADELRDALREVGVEIEDGPDGTTYRFE from the coding sequence ATGAGTCTCGTCGTTACCGACACCCTGGAAGACGAGCGCGTCGAGTTCGCGGCCGACGGCGACGTCACGCTGTACGTCTGCGGCCTGACGGTGTCGGACGACCCCCATCTCGGACACGCCCGGCTGTGGTTCCACGCAGACGTCCTCCACCGGTGGCTCGAACACGTCGGCCACGACGTGCGCCACGTCGAGAACGTCACCGACGTCAACGAGAAGATCACGGCCCGCGTCGGGGAGCGCGACGACTGGACCGGAGAGCGCGACGTGGCCGAGACGTTCACCGCGAACACTTTCGACGCGATGCGCGGTCTCAACCTGTTGCGCGCCGAGGTGTACCCCCGGGTCACCGAGCACGTCCCGGAGATCGTCGGTCTCGTCGAGACGCTGGTCGAGAAGGGGTACGCCTACGAGTCGAACGGCTCCGTCTACTTCGACGTGACCCGCTTCGACGACTACGGGAAGCTCTCGAACCAGGACGTCGCGGACCTCGAAGCGCAGGGCGAGCCGGACGAGCGCTCCGAGAAGCGCAACCCGTCGGACTTCGCGCTCTGGAAGGCCGACAGCGTGAGCGAGACGGCCGCCCGCGGGCACGCTAAACACGACCACGGCGCGGACGTCCCCGACGGCGAGACGTGGGACTCTCCGTGGGGTGAGGGCCGACCCGGCTGGCACGTGGAGTGCTCCGTGATGTCGACGACGCACCTCGGCGACACGCTCGACGTCCACATGGGCGGGCGCGACCTGGTCTTCCCGCATCACGAAAACGAGATCGCGCAGTCGGAGGCCGCCACCGGCGAGACGTTCGCGCGCCACTGGCTCCACGTCGGCCTGCTCTCGATGGACGGCGAGAAGATGTCCTCCTCGGTCGGCAACTTCTGGACCGTGCCGGACGCCCTCGAAGAGCTCGGCGTCAACGTGATCCGCACCTTCTACGCCGGCGCCGCCTACCGCTCCGAACAGTCGCTCACGGAGGAGACGATCGCGGAGGCCGAGGAGCGCTGGGAGCGGCTCTCGCGCACCCACGAGCGCGCGGTCGACGCACTCGACTCCACCGAGGCCAGCGCGAAGGCGGAAGGCGAGACCCTCCGCGGGGCCGTCGAGACCGCCCGCGACGACTTCGCGGCCGCGATGAACGACGACCTCAACCTCCGGGAGGCGACCGCGGCCCTCCTCGATCTCACCGACGCCGTGAACCGCCACGTCGACGCGGTCGAGGACGGTGACGGTGCGGAGGGCGAGATCGACGACGACGAACCCGCCTACGACTACCGCGGACTCCGCGAGGCCGTGGAGGCGTTCGAGGAGCTCGCTGGCGACGTGTTGGGCCTCCAGTTCGAGTCGACGAGCGAGGGCGACGTCGACCTCGCCGGCGAGCTGGTCGAACTCGTCTTAGACGTGCGAGAGACCGAGCGCGAGGCGGGCAACTACGAGCGCGCCGACGAGCTCCGCGACGCGCTGCGGGAGGTCGGCGTCGAGATCGAGGACGGGCCGGACGGGACGACGTATCGGTTCGAGTAG
- a CDS encoding deoxyribodipyrimidine photo-lyase encodes MELFWHRGDARTQDNAGLAAATREGTVVPVFVYDADLLGTVGARQRAFFLRHVKRLEERYRELGSDLIVRAGDPDEVLVEVAEEYDAETVFYDEHYRPARRNRQRAVEDALAGAGVETDSRTDLVLVDPGRLEARYPNHGQFHDDWEAVPKRGPYAEPDPEALADVRDGKTVPEPDADIDIPESGYGAARERFDEFLDYGITSYNDTRDDLARAVEAPTHAVSRMSPYLATGAIGIRELWAGASDTYDAVTGGERRNVDKYRYELSWREQMYHLLYYNPDLAVSNYESFPNEIAWRDDDAAFEAWTRGETGYPLVDAGMRQLNAEGYLHNRPRQVVASFLTKHLLIDWRRGARYFTKQLIDHDYASNHGAWQWTASTGTDSVDVRIFDPVSQMSKYDDDARFVKSYVPELADVPAGEVVDWPTLSRAEREELAPDYPHPIVDRNDGYERAQRVFEEALGKR; translated from the coding sequence ATGGAGCTGTTCTGGCACCGCGGGGACGCTCGCACGCAAGACAACGCCGGCCTCGCGGCCGCGACCCGGGAGGGAACGGTCGTCCCGGTGTTCGTGTACGACGCCGACCTGCTCGGGACGGTCGGCGCGCGACAGCGCGCGTTCTTCCTGCGCCACGTGAAGCGGCTGGAGGAGCGGTATCGGGAGTTGGGGAGCGACCTGATCGTCCGCGCCGGCGACCCCGACGAAGTCCTCGTCGAGGTGGCCGAGGAGTACGACGCCGAGACGGTCTTTTACGACGAACACTACCGGCCGGCCCGCCGGAACCGCCAGCGGGCGGTCGAGGACGCGCTCGCCGGCGCGGGCGTCGAGACGGACTCGCGGACCGACCTGGTGCTGGTGGATCCCGGGCGGCTGGAAGCGCGCTACCCGAACCACGGTCAGTTCCACGACGACTGGGAGGCCGTTCCGAAGCGCGGCCCGTACGCCGAGCCGGACCCCGAGGCGCTGGCGGACGTGCGCGACGGGAAGACGGTTCCCGAACCCGACGCCGACATCGACATACCGGAATCTGGGTACGGGGCCGCGCGGGAGCGTTTCGACGAGTTTCTGGACTACGGGATCACCTCGTACAACGACACACGGGACGACCTCGCCCGCGCGGTCGAGGCGCCGACACACGCGGTCTCGCGGATGTCGCCCTATCTGGCGACGGGAGCGATCGGAATTCGAGAACTGTGGGCGGGCGCGAGCGACACCTACGACGCCGTGACCGGCGGCGAGCGCCGCAACGTCGACAAGTACCGATACGAGCTGTCGTGGCGCGAGCAGATGTACCACCTGCTGTACTACAACCCCGACCTCGCGGTGTCGAACTACGAGTCGTTCCCGAACGAGATCGCGTGGCGCGACGACGACGCGGCGTTCGAGGCGTGGACGCGCGGCGAGACCGGCTACCCGCTCGTCGACGCCGGGATGCGCCAGCTGAACGCGGAGGGGTACCTCCACAACCGCCCGCGGCAGGTCGTCGCGAGCTTCCTGACGAAGCACCTCCTGATCGACTGGCGGCGCGGCGCGCGCTACTTCACCAAGCAGCTGATCGACCACGACTACGCGTCGAACCACGGGGCGTGGCAGTGGACCGCCTCGACCGGGACCGACTCCGTCGACGTCCGCATCTTCGACCCGGTGAGCCAGATGTCCAAGTACGACGACGACGCGCGGTTCGTCAAGTCGTACGTCCCCGAGCTGGCCGACGTTCCGGCGGGCGAGGTCGTCGACTGGCCGACGCTCTCGCGGGCGGAACGCGAGGAGCTGGCGCCCGACTACCCGCATCCGATCGTCGACCGAAACGATGGGTACGAGCGCGCGCAGCGCGTCTTCGAGGAAGCGCTGGGGAAGCGATAG
- a CDS encoding BCCT family transporter produces MSKRSVVESIRSFRAEVDPAPFAAGALATFAFLAYTVIDTDGAAAAIDAAFVTFGQGLAWLYLGTMLALVGTGAYLLVGRYGRVRLGDGDPEYGTLSYVAMFFSAGLSAGIVFFGPVEALRHYQTVPPLFAGEVAAESSAAAVPAVAYTVFHYGVSAWGGYLAIGLPVAYFAYRHDAPFRVSTALYPVLGPDGLDGVVARTVDTLAVVATIGGIATGLGFIATQLLTGVTFRTGVTFGDAETVAVIVGITALFTLSLVAGVSRGIRRLSVFNVGIMTLLLGVALVAGPTVDVLNVGVAALGTYATSFFEMSLFTGSGVEGGPGWSAAWTVFYWSWWIAWAPFVGLFLARISRGRTIRSVVGTAFGTMTAVSALWFTVIGGTSIRLQDSGAVDVLGAVGEYGNGVSGYVIFGAFPGGELWQLLFLVLVTTFFLTSADSSTLAVGMLTTGGSRKPSGANRMFWGVLQGAIASVLVVVGGATALRSSVIVTGAPFALVCLVAMGGFVRWLSNSPEPVAASDTEAESAPTPVAPATPAEDDD; encoded by the coding sequence ATGAGTAAACGCTCCGTCGTTGAGTCGATACGTTCGTTCCGAGCCGAGGTCGATCCCGCGCCGTTCGCCGCCGGTGCGCTGGCGACGTTCGCCTTCCTCGCGTACACCGTGATCGACACGGACGGCGCCGCCGCCGCCATCGACGCGGCCTTCGTGACGTTCGGTCAGGGACTCGCGTGGCTGTACCTCGGCACGATGCTCGCGCTCGTGGGGACCGGCGCGTACCTCCTCGTCGGGAGGTACGGCCGCGTCCGCCTCGGCGACGGCGACCCGGAGTACGGGACGCTCTCGTACGTCGCGATGTTCTTCTCGGCGGGCCTCTCCGCCGGTATCGTGTTCTTCGGTCCCGTCGAAGCGCTCCGACACTATCAGACCGTTCCGCCGCTGTTCGCCGGCGAGGTCGCCGCGGAGTCGAGCGCGGCGGCGGTGCCGGCGGTCGCGTACACGGTGTTCCACTACGGCGTCAGCGCGTGGGGCGGGTACCTCGCGATCGGCCTGCCGGTCGCGTACTTCGCGTACCGACACGACGCGCCGTTCCGCGTCTCGACCGCGCTGTACCCCGTCCTCGGTCCCGACGGACTCGACGGGGTCGTCGCCCGGACGGTCGACACGCTCGCGGTCGTCGCCACCATCGGCGGGATCGCGACCGGTCTCGGCTTCATCGCCACGCAGCTGCTCACCGGCGTGACGTTCCGGACCGGGGTCACCTTCGGCGACGCCGAGACCGTCGCGGTCATCGTCGGGATCACCGCGCTGTTCACGCTGTCGCTCGTCGCGGGCGTCAGTCGCGGTATCCGGCGGCTCTCCGTGTTCAACGTCGGTATCATGACGCTCCTGCTCGGCGTGGCGCTCGTCGCCGGTCCCACGGTCGACGTGCTGAACGTCGGCGTGGCGGCGCTCGGCACCTACGCCACCTCCTTCTTCGAGATGAGCCTCTTCACGGGGAGCGGCGTCGAGGGCGGTCCCGGATGGTCGGCGGCGTGGACCGTCTTCTATTGGTCGTGGTGGATCGCGTGGGCGCCGTTCGTCGGGCTGTTCCTCGCGCGGATCTCCCGCGGTCGGACGATACGGTCTGTCGTCGGCACCGCGTTCGGCACGATGACAGCCGTCTCCGCGCTGTGGTTCACCGTGATCGGCGGCACGTCGATCCGGCTTCAAGACTCCGGGGCGGTCGACGTCCTCGGGGCGGTCGGCGAGTACGGCAACGGCGTCTCCGGGTACGTCATCTTCGGGGCGTTCCCCGGCGGCGAGCTGTGGCAGCTGCTGTTCCTCGTGTTGGTGACGACTTTCTTCCTCACCTCCGCCGACTCCTCGACGCTCGCGGTCGGCATGCTCACGACCGGCGGCAGCCGGAAGCCCTCCGGTGCCAACCGCATGTTCTGGGGCGTCCTTCAGGGCGCGATCGCCTCCGTACTCGTGGTCGTCGGCGGCGCGACCGCGCTCCGCTCGTCGGTGATCGTGACGGGCGCGCCGTTCGCGCTCGTCTGTCTCGTCGCGATGGGCGGGTTCGTGCGGTGGCTGTCGAACTCCCCGGAGCCGGTCGCCGCGAGCGACACCGAGGCGGAGTCCGCCCCGACGCCGGTCGCTCCGGCGACGCCCGCCGAGGACGACGACTGA
- a CDS encoding DR2241 family protein, producing MGDRESETADAAATEADEPTVPDVDLPGDAFDAVLDALDERDPGARLRFEGFGVAREAGDGAGDSAGDGDTAGEYRLDPADGDPRTGLSERDLREALDARARAVTDWYAFERVVGEFGPRRAFVRWIEDADGETVAARYAALAAGIERAWGELKITATLTDRGERRYDVRHEDDAGVPVDDLETHGDPLDARDLVTFDEEGRYRPLKTAPSLAGGWAFPGLGPRDLYETVETIYPATVANWHREREGDLDVTHWRETMGRQSGIYGVVKTWDRGEGNEHVNWAAEACCDDSQCLKRREWEYDEDTDLDVDGGDGAFPCREPCSVVVSAARKWTRLESEQPRTYEFELTPSEKEQVEDIIDAVADGRTDEIREADTKEGANRYRARFLRAKRFDDGGNLGGVPTEPDEE from the coding sequence GTGGGAGACCGGGAGTCGGAGACAGCCGACGCGGCGGCGACGGAAGCGGACGAGCCGACGGTCCCGGATGTCGACCTCCCCGGCGACGCGTTCGACGCGGTCCTCGACGCGCTCGACGAGCGCGACCCGGGCGCGCGGCTCCGGTTCGAGGGGTTCGGCGTGGCTCGCGAGGCGGGCGACGGTGCCGGCGACAGCGCCGGCGACGGCGACACGGCGGGCGAATACCGGCTCGATCCCGCCGACGGCGACCCCCGGACCGGCCTGAGCGAGCGCGACCTCCGCGAGGCGCTCGACGCGCGCGCACGGGCCGTCACGGACTGGTACGCCTTCGAGCGCGTCGTCGGTGAGTTCGGCCCGCGCCGCGCCTTCGTCCGTTGGATCGAGGACGCGGACGGCGAGACGGTCGCGGCCCGTTACGCCGCCCTCGCGGCGGGCATCGAGCGCGCGTGGGGCGAACTGAAGATTACGGCCACCCTCACCGACCGCGGCGAGCGCCGCTACGACGTGCGGCACGAAGACGACGCGGGCGTCCCCGTCGACGACCTGGAGACCCACGGGGACCCCCTCGACGCGCGCGACCTCGTCACCTTCGACGAGGAGGGGCGGTACCGCCCGCTGAAGACCGCGCCGTCGCTCGCGGGGGGATGGGCGTTCCCCGGTCTGGGGCCGCGCGACCTCTACGAGACGGTCGAGACGATATACCCCGCGACCGTCGCCAACTGGCACCGCGAGCGCGAGGGCGACCTCGACGTGACCCACTGGCGCGAGACGATGGGGCGCCAGTCGGGCATCTACGGCGTCGTGAAGACCTGGGACCGCGGCGAGGGCAACGAGCACGTGAACTGGGCCGCGGAGGCCTGCTGTGACGACTCGCAGTGTCTCAAGCGCCGGGAGTGGGAGTACGACGAGGACACCGACCTCGACGTCGACGGCGGCGACGGCGCCTTCCCGTGCCGCGAGCCCTGCTCGGTGGTGGTGTCGGCCGCCCGGAAGTGGACGCGGCTGGAGAGCGAGCAACCGCGGACCTACGAGTTCGAGTTGACGCCGAGCGAGAAGGAGCAGGTGGAAGACATTATCGACGCGGTCGCGGACGGGCGGACCGACGAGATCCGCGAGGCGGACACGAAGGAGGGCGCGAACCGCTACCGCGCGCGCTTCCTGCGCGCCAAGCGGTTCGACGACGGGGGGAACCTCGGCGGCGTACCCACGGAGCCGGACGAGGAGTAA
- the pheA gene encoding prephenate dehydratase, with amino-acid sequence MNAVTLGPAGTYSHRAARAVAAEVSFRESVTAIVDAVASGEFERGVVPIENSIEGSVTESLDALADYDVSVTREVVTPIRHALLAQDDGFELVASHSQALAQCRNWLESTYPSAGLEAVASTARGVERAREDARVAGIGHPDNAGDDLEILAEDIQDRTSNATRFLVVGPESAESDAGGKTTLIVYPNANYPGLLLELLEAFADRNLNLSRIESRPSGERLGDYLFHFDVDAGLYEDHTAKAVEDIEAIADKGWVKVLGSYDAEHVLE; translated from the coding sequence ATGAACGCCGTCACGCTGGGTCCCGCCGGCACGTACTCGCACCGCGCCGCGCGCGCCGTCGCCGCAGAAGTGTCGTTCCGGGAGTCGGTCACCGCCATCGTCGACGCCGTCGCGAGCGGCGAGTTCGAGCGCGGAGTCGTCCCCATCGAGAACAGCATCGAGGGGTCCGTCACGGAGAGCCTCGACGCGCTGGCCGACTACGACGTGTCGGTCACCCGCGAGGTCGTCACGCCGATCCGGCACGCCCTCCTCGCGCAGGACGACGGGTTCGAGCTCGTCGCCAGCCACTCGCAGGCGCTCGCGCAGTGTCGCAACTGGCTGGAGTCCACCTACCCGTCCGCCGGCCTGGAGGCGGTCGCCTCCACGGCTCGCGGGGTCGAACGCGCCCGCGAGGACGCCCGTGTCGCCGGGATCGGTCACCCGGACAACGCCGGCGACGACCTCGAGATCCTCGCGGAGGACATCCAGGACCGCACCTCGAACGCGACCCGGTTCCTCGTCGTCGGTCCCGAGTCCGCCGAGTCCGACGCCGGCGGCAAGACGACGCTGATCGTCTACCCGAACGCCAACTACCCCGGTCTCCTGCTCGAACTGCTGGAGGCGTTCGCGGACCGCAACCTCAACCTCTCGCGGATCGAGTCCCGCCCGAGCGGGGAGCGCCTCGGGGACTACCTGTTCCACTTCGACGTCGACGCCGGCCTCTACGAGGACCACACGGCGAAGGCGGTCGAGGACATCGAGGCGATCGCCGACAAGGGGTGGGTGAAGGTGCTCGGTTCGTACGACGCCGAACACGTGTTGGAGTAG
- a CDS encoding DUF433 domain-containing protein, translating to MAIVRDPEHSDGAPTIAETGIRVKDVAVAYEHSGYEPDEITQLYPDLSLADVRRALAYYYDHIEDFRSPSSEPTAA from the coding sequence ATGGCGATCGTCCGAGACCCCGAACACAGCGACGGTGCGCCCACGATAGCGGAAACGGGGATCCGCGTGAAAGACGTCGCGGTGGCGTACGAACACAGCGGCTACGAGCCCGACGAGATCACACAGTTATACCCCGATCTCAGCCTTGCCGACGTTCGTCGGGCGCTGGCGTACTACTACGACCATATCGAGGACTTCAGATCGCCTTCCTCCGAGCCGACCGCGGCATGA
- a CDS encoding copper resistance protein CopD — protein sequence MIRTAAYAAHRLLMVTRWTGVALPVTGAYLVWALYRPIDLLTGTPRGWAVLAMLSLWGVMNGLVEIGILRMRREVDPDIGLGRYMAEGFPVEALDDRAPTAPESARLAAVARPYLLASAGVAVLLLVDAALLAGGVPG from the coding sequence GTGATCCGAACCGCCGCCTACGCCGCGCACCGCCTGCTCATGGTCACGCGCTGGACCGGCGTCGCGCTGCCGGTCACCGGCGCGTACCTCGTCTGGGCGCTCTACCGGCCGATCGATCTACTGACCGGCACGCCGCGGGGGTGGGCCGTCCTCGCGATGCTGTCGCTGTGGGGCGTGATGAACGGACTCGTCGAGATCGGGATCCTCCGGATGCGCCGCGAGGTCGACCCCGACATCGGGTTGGGGAGGTACATGGCAGAGGGGTTTCCGGTCGAGGCTCTCGACGACCGCGCCCCGACGGCTCCCGAATCCGCCCGATTGGCGGCCGTCGCCCGGCCCTACCTGCTGGCGAGCGCGGGGGTCGCCGTCCTGCTGCTCGTCGACGCCGCCCTGTTGGCCGGCGGGGTTCCCGGCTGA